The sequence TGTTTTTGAGTTCTGGCTATAGTTTTACTTTGAATGCCATTGCAGACTCTTCAGACTCATGCgtagcaaaatctgttgaTATAACTTAAATTAGCTATGCTATACTTagtacttagctctgcactaccATTGGTCAGCAGCAAGAATAAGAAAAAAACCCGGCATGATGCaaccattaataattatggactttaAACTTTTGGTATCCTTTCTAGCAACGGTTATTTTCCACTCTTTTGCACCATTCCCTGCATGCAAATTAATGTATAAGAGGTATAGTATTCAGAATTGTATTTTGCGCCATCCAAAAAatggggtgggtggggctcattcTAAGGCACATTAAAATATCAATTAAATGGGTGGGGTTAGAGGTTAGAACAATTATTGTTGTGCTAAGAAGAATTGTAGACCAACTTTAGAGAGCTCTTAACTGCTAACTCAATGAGACATTGTCAGTTATTTTATACGAGATAAAAGTTCAATGTCATTATCAGATTGTATCATTTCACTTGCCTGCCAGGTCCAAAATTTGGCTAAAAATCCGTGAAACAGATTGGTCTGGCCTAGTAGTCAGCTAGTACTTTCATGTCGTAAAGCTTTAATGCCTCCACCgaagcatcagcacccacagtgctttcatttgtatgtagagtGGTTGGTACCAACCACTGACCAGTATTGACAGGTGGTTGTGATTGACTCATTAGTAGTGTGTCTTTACTGATAGCGTAATATGAGCAATTGTTACATCATCAAAGTGTCATTTTTGAATAGTCAGAAATGAATCAACTAcgtatcacacacacacacacacacacacgcacatgcacacacactaatatctacatttattttgactaaatGCCCGAAAACAATTTATTAGAACCATTCATTAGTTTGTCTGTGTATAGCTATAAGTTGTTTGATGTACGTAGTTTACACTTGAATATAATCGTATTCCGTTTGCTTCTTTTTTCTTGTTGGGCCCAGACCATCGTTCTCATAGTAGTCAGCTTCAATATTAGTAGCATTGgttgcactgtacacaggGTTCTGATTCATTTCAATGGGTGTGTCCACAGGCTCGtgctggtgggtgtggttcatTTCCATGACTCCTGTAACTTCCTTATCTGTATGGATTATTAGCGTAAACGGTCAGTCAGCTGCAAGGCTGTTTCTAAGACTTTCAAAGGTATAGTTACTGAATGGTTGActatagtaattatggcttataaccaaCCAATGCCGATCGAGGGCGTAGCCTGAGGCTGAGGTCAGTTATAAGCCATAATCTAGGCAACCATGCAGTACTGCAAAATAGCAAAATGGTTCATTTTAACATCAATGGAGACAGTCAagcttgctctcacagccCCTTCTGCCTCCGAATATGCAGTTAGACCAGTTACAGCTGTCAGgtatgagagctagctacttcTCCAATGGGCCAAGCAGCTTGGTTTTTTGTTGGAagccataaactttgaccagaccaGCCCACTAATTATTAGTGGCTGCCGTTTTGCACTCCACAAGTTTATCAATCAACAATACTACCTGTACTCCTATACATGCTTCTGAGCCACAGCCGGCCTTGACTATAGAAAGCATAGAGCAAGTGCATTGTTTCATACCTCATGAACATGTAATAAGTAGCTTAGacatctagctagctcagcACAAAACAGAGTCTACACAAACTTTCATTGCGTCTGTATTGCTATTTTgctatatgtatgtatacaaaTGGTTAGCAAATCTTGCTGTAGGAAGTAAAAATATGATCCCTGGAagtaaaatatggctcatactCACTGGACATCACCTGGAATACAgagtgaatcagtaaataaacCATGAaaaaagcatgaaaaagcgctctgtgagaacctctagctacttcacgacaatcaagattcgtttccaattgatacctactatcagggagcatgtgattcagtaatgggggtagctctgagatgtatgcattggacagaataagtttcccgggatTTTGTGGGAGTTATgaagagatacacggatggtcccagagccactacttatacttcattgtaaaacatcacgtgaatcaccaatccctctctacacTATCTATGGGCCCAGGAAGTTcatggtcaattatggcttcatttaatatgctttatgtggttgacaagtatgccagagacttctgcatgtatatacttttagctggttgaatTGAAGCTTAATTATCAGAtaatagatagaagcgctttttaacatgaaattcatataatttcagtgaagtatatcaaagttatgacaacattaatAAAGGTCAACCTCAACACAGGTTGACTTGACTATATAGACTTTAGTACATGTGTCTAGTGTTTCACCTGTAGTAGTGGCAGTACTGATGTCTTGGTTACCACTCTTTTTGATACGGACTGTAAGTAGGATGAGGAACACGGCCATTACTAGAATGATAAGCAGCaaaactccacccactcctccAGTGATACCACCCACCACTCCCACACTTAGTGAAGAGTCTGTAGTAGAAATAAGTACACTCTGTGTGTTGACTATAGTATTGTATAGCACTCACTAGGTTCACATTTACTGCCAGTGAATCCAGACAGACAAGTGGTACATCTTGTGGATATGTTTTGTCCTAGGAGACATACTGTACATCCACTATTAATATCATAGCCAAACAAACAGCTTAAGCAGTTGGTGGTTAGAGCATAATTATCCACACACTTAGTACAGTTTGTTTTAGGATCGAAGTTATTGTCACACACTAGAGAGCCATTAGCTTGACATGTCGCCACCCGTGGATTGTTCTGAGGTGTGGTGGTACAGTCAGGTCCACAGAAACCAGGAAGACAGGCTGTGCAATTGGAGATTGGGTCATAGTTGTAGAGGCAGTCGTTGCAGGCTACAAGAGGTGAAGGGTCTAATCGGTTATCAGTACATGTTAGAGTGCCATCAGCTTGACATGTCGCCACTCGTGGATTGTTCTGAGGTGTGGTGGTACAGTCAGGTCCACAGAAACCAGGAGAGCACTCGACTCTGAAACtcatggtcatgtgagataCGTCGTGGTATCCAGTGAACGTCATCTCCTCTGTAAAGTCTGCTCCAAGTTGGAGGTTGTCCAGGTTAATCAACAGACTGTCTATTATGTTCGGGAGTCGACTATCCACAGCTTCTATGAAGAACTATATTTGTCCCTGAAGAAATCA is a genomic window of Halichondria panicea chromosome 15, odHalPani1.1, whole genome shotgun sequence containing:
- the LOC135348917 gene encoding multiple epidermal growth factor-like domains protein 10, which translates into the protein MTFTGYHDVSHMTMSFRVECSPGFCGPDCTTTPQNNPRVATCQADGTLTCTDNRLDPSPLVACNDCLYNYDPISNCTACLPGFCGPDCTTTPQNNPRVATCQANGSLVCDNNFDPKTNCTKCVDNYALTTNCLSCLFGYDINSGCTVCLLGQNISTRCTTCLSGFTGSKCEPNSSLSVGVVGGITGGVGGVLLLIILVMAVFLILLTVRIKKSGNQDISTATTTGETLDTCTKVYIVKSTCVEVDLY